The following are encoded together in the Gordonia insulae genome:
- a CDS encoding alpha/beta hydrolase domain-containing protein: MTGAVEFVELTGGGGCNIVSATPGPNLAANGFQEIEYAATGVATRFTLSGMHAVDPSGKDEYTTRILVRRPQQDVDFTGTVVVEWLNVSSGGDAAPEYTYLAEELIRGGYAWVGVSAQYTGVMGGAGSVDGLDTAGAPGLSGHDAQRYAGMYHPGDAYCYDIFASIGAALRSPDDSHPLHGLSVRRLLGVGESQSAMALTTYANLFADRHKVFDGLLIHSRAAGALPLGEVGTALDVDAVFAREPVTIRTDLSIPVFIVQTETDVLTNFGFHRARQPDTDRLRTWEIAGTAHADLHQIGPYEHMLGCPTPVNRGQQRLVLRAAIAHLRTWAEGGAPAPPPTAMPLELDTTLAPPRFAVDTLGNVRGGVRTPCVDAPTEVLSGIVDADVPRICILFGSTTPIPAERLAAHYGDRDDYDRRYRAATDSAIEGGFILPADRAEALADARPDLIPD; encoded by the coding sequence ATGACCGGTGCGGTCGAATTCGTCGAGCTGACCGGGGGTGGTGGCTGCAACATCGTCAGCGCCACCCCGGGTCCGAATCTGGCCGCCAACGGCTTTCAGGAGATCGAGTACGCGGCCACCGGTGTCGCAACCCGATTCACGCTCTCCGGAATGCACGCGGTCGACCCAAGCGGCAAGGACGAGTACACCACGCGCATCCTGGTCCGCAGACCGCAGCAAGACGTCGACTTCACCGGCACAGTCGTCGTCGAATGGCTCAATGTCAGTAGCGGTGGTGATGCGGCACCCGAATACACCTATCTGGCCGAGGAACTCATCCGCGGCGGCTATGCCTGGGTGGGTGTTTCGGCGCAGTACACCGGGGTGATGGGCGGAGCGGGGTCGGTAGACGGCCTCGATACTGCCGGTGCACCCGGCCTGTCCGGCCACGACGCCCAACGCTATGCAGGGATGTATCACCCGGGCGATGCGTACTGCTACGACATCTTCGCCTCGATCGGCGCCGCCCTGCGTTCACCAGACGATTCGCATCCGCTTCACGGTTTGTCGGTACGGCGCCTCCTCGGAGTCGGCGAGTCCCAGTCGGCGATGGCGTTGACCACCTATGCCAATCTGTTCGCCGACCGCCACAAGGTGTTCGACGGCCTGCTGATCCACAGTCGCGCCGCCGGCGCCCTCCCACTCGGCGAGGTCGGTACCGCCCTGGATGTGGACGCGGTGTTCGCCCGGGAACCCGTCACCATTCGGACCGACCTCTCGATCCCGGTGTTCATCGTGCAGACGGAGACCGATGTGCTCACCAACTTCGGCTTCCATCGTGCGCGCCAACCCGATACGGATCGACTGCGGACGTGGGAGATCGCCGGCACCGCCCACGCCGACCTGCACCAGATCGGCCCCTACGAGCACATGCTCGGCTGCCCTACCCCGGTCAATCGCGGCCAGCAACGCCTCGTGCTCCGGGCCGCCATCGCACACCTGCGCACCTGGGCCGAGGGTGGTGCGCCCGCTCCCCCGCCCACCGCCATGCCCCTGGAACTCGACACCACCTTGGCACCACCACGTTTCGCAGTCGACACCCTCGGCAATGTGCGCGGCGGCGTCCGCACGCCCTGCGTCGACGCGCCGACCGAGGTGCTCAGCGGCATCGTCGACGCCGATGTGCCACGCATCTGCATCCTGTTCGGATCGACCACCCCGATCCCCGCCGAGCGCCTCGCCGCGCATTACGGGGACCGCGACGACTACGACCGGCGCTACCGCGCGGCGACGGACTCCGCCATCGAGGGCGGATTCATCCTGCCGGCCGACCGCGCTGAGGCACTCGCCGACGCCCGGCCCGACCTGATCCCCGACTGA
- a CDS encoding carboxymuconolactone decarboxylase family protein produces MTSADETTSPQRQKGLDMMSKVYGWEMSDGPGDFFAHTADQVFGEVWTREGLSVRDRRLILLGALAQAGQIDVAEIQAGAALSNGELTPEQLEEISLFLCYYVGWPLGTKMHFMFGNVISKHEKTQQK; encoded by the coding sequence ATGACATCAGCTGATGAGACCACCAGCCCACAACGTCAGAAGGGCCTGGACATGATGTCCAAGGTCTATGGCTGGGAGATGTCCGACGGTCCGGGGGACTTCTTCGCGCACACCGCAGACCAGGTGTTCGGCGAGGTCTGGACGCGGGAGGGACTCTCGGTCCGCGACCGCCGTCTGATCCTGCTCGGCGCGCTCGCCCAGGCGGGCCAGATCGACGTCGCCGAGATCCAGGCGGGCGCGGCCCTGAGCAACGGGGAGCTCACCCCGGAACAGCTCGAGGAGATCAGCCTGTTCCTCTGTTATTACGTCGGCTGGCCACTGGGTACGAAGATGCACTTCATGTTCGGGAACGTCATCTCCAAACACGAGAAGACACAGCAGAAATGA
- a CDS encoding NAD(P)-dependent oxidoreductase — MSEATGGSTVRLGYVGLGNIGGPMAGRLAKWEGGLTVFDLSSEAVAKVVDQGATAAESLADVAATCDVIGICVLDDDQVRTVVAGKGGLLGAAAPGTIITVHSTIGPQTAVELAETCAEHGVTLLDAPISGGAAGAEQGRLAIMVGGDRASYEKLKEPFGLVAGMLVHAGDDVGAGTRMKLARNLLHFISFTAAAEASKLAEAAGISITKLGKVVRHTDAITGGAGSIILRDTTAEIEPDDFWYDVLTPVRGLGEKDLSLALALGRELGVDLPLGEIALRDFAIGLGVPHREGDDA; from the coding sequence ATGAGCGAGGCGACGGGAGGTTCGACGGTGCGCCTCGGATACGTCGGCTTGGGCAACATCGGCGGTCCGATGGCGGGCCGACTGGCCAAGTGGGAAGGCGGCCTGACCGTCTTCGATCTGTCCAGCGAGGCTGTCGCCAAAGTCGTCGACCAGGGCGCGACCGCCGCCGAATCGCTGGCCGACGTGGCGGCGACGTGCGACGTCATCGGCATCTGCGTCCTCGACGATGACCAGGTTCGCACGGTCGTCGCGGGCAAGGGCGGTCTGCTCGGCGCCGCCGCTCCCGGCACGATCATCACCGTTCACTCCACCATCGGTCCGCAGACCGCCGTAGAACTGGCTGAGACGTGCGCGGAACACGGTGTGACTCTTCTCGATGCGCCGATATCGGGTGGGGCGGCGGGCGCCGAGCAGGGCCGGCTGGCCATCATGGTCGGCGGGGACCGCGCCTCCTACGAGAAACTGAAGGAACCGTTCGGCCTCGTCGCCGGCATGCTGGTGCACGCGGGCGACGACGTCGGTGCCGGCACCAGGATGAAGCTCGCGCGTAACCTGTTGCACTTCATCTCGTTCACCGCAGCGGCCGAGGCGTCGAAGCTCGCCGAGGCGGCCGGGATCAGTATCACCAAGCTGGGCAAGGTCGTCCGCCACACGGACGCGATCACCGGTGGCGCCGGGTCGATCATCCTGCGGGACACCACCGCGGAGATCGAGCCCGATGATTTTTGGTATGACGTACTGACACCGGTTCGCGGGCTCGGAGAGAAGGACCTGTCGTTGGCACTGGCACTCGGTCGAGAGCTCGGCGTCGACCTGCCGCTCGGCGAGATCGCCCTCCGCGACTTCGCGATCGGACTGGGTGTGCCACATCGAGAAGGAGACGACGCATGA
- a CDS encoding SDR family oxidoreductase has translation MSSENRNQRFAGKTIIVTGAAGGIGEAYARALAGEGANVVVADLNDEQGKQVAADIGGLYVSTDVADEQSAQALAAATVDAYGRIDGLVNNAAIYGGMKLDFLITVPWDYYKKFMSVNLDGALNVTRAVYPHMADGGAIVNQSSTAAWLYSGFYGLAKVGVNGLTQQLATELGGQNIRVNAIAPGPIDTEATRSTTPKEMVADIVNRLPLKRFGTPEDLVGMCLFLLSDEAGWVTGQIFNVDGGQVIRS, from the coding sequence ATGAGTTCCGAGAATCGCAATCAGCGCTTTGCCGGCAAGACCATCATCGTGACCGGCGCCGCCGGCGGTATCGGTGAGGCCTACGCCCGCGCGCTCGCCGGCGAGGGTGCCAACGTCGTGGTCGCCGATCTCAACGACGAGCAGGGCAAGCAGGTCGCCGCCGACATCGGGGGCCTGTACGTCAGCACCGACGTCGCCGACGAGCAGTCGGCGCAGGCGCTCGCGGCCGCGACGGTCGACGCGTACGGACGGATCGACGGCCTCGTGAACAATGCTGCGATCTATGGGGGGATGAAACTCGACTTCCTGATCACGGTGCCCTGGGACTACTACAAGAAGTTCATGAGCGTGAACCTCGACGGCGCACTCAACGTCACCCGCGCGGTCTACCCGCACATGGCGGACGGCGGCGCCATCGTCAACCAGTCCTCGACTGCCGCTTGGCTGTACAGCGGCTTCTACGGTCTGGCGAAGGTCGGCGTGAACGGCCTGACCCAGCAGTTGGCCACCGAACTGGGCGGCCAGAACATCCGCGTGAACGCGATCGCCCCCGGACCGATCGACACCGAGGCCACCCGGAGCACCACACCCAAGGAGATGGTCGCCGACATCGTCAACCGCCTGCCGCTCAAGCGGTTCGGCACACCTGAGGATCTCGTCGGCATGTGCCTGTTCCTGCTGTCCGACGAGGCAGGCTGGGTCACCGGACAGATCTTCAACGTCGACGGCGGACAGGTCATCCGGTCATGA
- a CDS encoding aldehyde dehydrogenase, which translates to MSLRPASSSDLLIDGKLTPGGGGTFDVVNPATEEVLGQAADATAADMDAAIAAARLAFDTTDWSRDPALRARCLRQLRDALLAHADELRELTVAEVGCPVFLTHGPQFEGPVNDLGYFADLAESYEWTTDLGRAKPMGIKNVREIRKEAAGVVGAITPWNFPHQINFAKIGPALAAGCTVVLKPAPDTPWCAALVGKVIAEETDFPPGVVNIVTSSDHSLGAQLSTDPRVDLVSFTGSTATGKKVMAGAAESLKKVFLELGGKSAFIVLDDADLASACAMAAFNVVTHAGQGCAITTRLLVPREKLDEAIAATRDSLSGLAAGDPTDAGTICGPLISAVQRDRVEAYIELAKTEGGTIEIGGGRPADKNSGFFVEPTLISGLDNSARVAQEEIFGPVLVILPHDGDDDAIRIANDSPYGLSGAVWGSDTARIDKVVNGVRTGTMGINGGIWYSADVPFGGYKHSGIGREMGVAGFEEYLESKAVATPA; encoded by the coding sequence ATGTCCTTACGCCCCGCGTCGTCGTCCGACCTGTTGATCGACGGCAAACTCACCCCAGGTGGCGGCGGTACTTTCGACGTCGTCAACCCGGCCACCGAGGAGGTGCTCGGTCAGGCGGCCGACGCCACCGCCGCCGACATGGACGCCGCCATCGCCGCCGCCCGCCTCGCCTTCGACACCACCGACTGGTCGCGCGACCCGGCGTTGCGGGCCCGCTGCCTCCGACAGTTGCGCGACGCCCTGCTCGCCCACGCAGACGAACTTCGCGAGCTGACCGTCGCCGAGGTCGGTTGCCCGGTGTTCCTCACCCACGGACCGCAGTTCGAGGGCCCGGTCAACGATCTCGGCTACTTCGCCGACCTCGCCGAGAGCTACGAGTGGACCACCGACCTCGGCCGCGCGAAACCGATGGGCATCAAGAACGTCCGGGAGATCCGTAAGGAGGCGGCCGGCGTCGTCGGCGCGATCACCCCGTGGAACTTCCCACACCAGATCAACTTCGCGAAGATCGGCCCCGCCCTCGCCGCAGGCTGCACGGTCGTGCTGAAGCCGGCTCCGGACACGCCGTGGTGTGCGGCATTGGTGGGCAAGGTCATCGCCGAGGAGACCGACTTCCCGCCGGGCGTCGTCAATATCGTCACCTCGAGCGATCATTCGTTGGGCGCGCAATTGTCCACCGACCCGCGCGTCGACCTGGTCTCGTTCACCGGGTCCACGGCGACCGGCAAGAAGGTCATGGCAGGCGCCGCGGAATCGCTGAAGAAGGTCTTCCTGGAGCTGGGCGGGAAGTCGGCGTTCATCGTCCTCGACGACGCGGACCTGGCATCGGCCTGCGCGATGGCCGCCTTCAACGTGGTCACCCACGCCGGGCAGGGGTGCGCCATCACCACCCGGCTGCTGGTACCCCGCGAGAAGCTCGACGAGGCCATCGCCGCAACCCGCGACTCGCTGTCCGGGCTGGCGGCAGGCGATCCTACCGACGCCGGGACCATCTGCGGCCCACTGATCTCCGCGGTCCAGCGCGATCGGGTGGAGGCCTACATCGAGCTGGCGAAGACCGAGGGCGGGACCATCGAGATCGGTGGCGGACGCCCGGCGGACAAGAACAGCGGATTCTTCGTCGAGCCGACCCTGATCTCGGGGCTCGACAACTCGGCACGGGTCGCGCAGGAGGAGATCTTCGGTCCGGTCCTGGTGATCCTGCCGCATGACGGCGACGACGACGCCATTCGCATCGCCAACGACTCTCCCTACGGCCTCTCCGGAGCCGTGTGGGGCTCCGACACTGCGCGGATCGACAAGGTGGTCAACGGGGTTCGCACCGGAACCATGGGTATCAACGGGGGCATCTGGTACTCCGCCGACGTGCCGTTCGGCGGTTACAAGCATTCCGGAATCGGTCGCGAGATGGGCGTCGCGGGCTTCGAGGAATACCTCGAGTCCAAGGCCGTCGCGACGCCGGCTTAG
- a CDS encoding TetR/AcrR family transcriptional regulator: protein MSSPVSSSMSQESTRRRLTQQQAETVSRLTVAAVEVLNEEGFDGLTVRTVAKLAGVAPATAYTYFSSKSHLVAEVFWRRLNAGVGEPDLSTPPAERVAQVLREVSMVVAGEGQLGGAVTMALLGTDPDVEHLRLRIGGFIRRRLAEALEVEPENPGPLLDALEMIYAGGLVHAGMGHMSYEQTSERLVAAAHLLMEK from the coding sequence ATGTCCAGTCCCGTATCCAGCTCGATGTCGCAGGAGTCCACGCGCCGGAGGCTGACGCAACAACAGGCCGAGACGGTATCGAGGCTGACCGTTGCCGCAGTCGAGGTCCTCAACGAGGAGGGGTTCGACGGGCTCACGGTCCGCACGGTGGCGAAGTTGGCCGGTGTCGCACCCGCCACGGCGTACACCTACTTCTCGTCGAAGAGTCATCTGGTGGCCGAGGTCTTCTGGCGCCGTCTCAATGCCGGTGTCGGAGAGCCGGATCTGTCGACCCCACCCGCCGAGCGGGTGGCCCAGGTGCTCCGTGAGGTCTCCATGGTGGTGGCGGGGGAGGGTCAACTCGGTGGCGCGGTCACCATGGCCCTGCTCGGGACCGATCCCGATGTGGAACACCTCCGGTTGCGGATCGGTGGATTCATCCGGCGACGTCTCGCCGAAGCCCTCGAGGTGGAACCGGAGAATCCCGGACCGCTGCTCGATGCACTGGAGATGATCTACGCCGGCGGTCTCGTGCACGCGGGAATGGGCCACATGTCCTATGAGCAGACCTCGGAACGTCTCGTCGCAGCCGCACACTTACTGATGGAGAAGTGA
- a CDS encoding cytochrome P450 — protein sequence MTETATGTGMEHLVPFDPYAYDFHEDPYPTYLRLRREAPVYHNSAMDFWALARHEDVRAGFRDSVKLSNSWGVSMDPSSYGPDAHKSMSFLAMDDPKHMRIRKLVSKGFTPRRVGDLSGRITALTHQHWSRCLDMGEFDYIADFAGLLPMDVVSELLGVPEADRAHLRHQSDLLLHREEGVLDIPEAAIYAYIELHKYYSALIADRRKNLGEDLVSALIEAEVDDDTTGEKMRLTEDEIVGFMVLMVVAGNETTTKLLANALYWGWRNPDELAKPLADPDCVADWTEETLRYDNSTQMVLRRVLSDVEYGGVTIPEGERVLLLVGSANRDEDVFGADADRYQIGRDCSQTMMSFGLGTHFCLGAHLARLESNIGLGEVARSIRSLDIDIDNAVRVHSVNVRGFAELPVKVQVR from the coding sequence ATGACCGAAACCGCCACGGGAACGGGGATGGAACACCTCGTCCCGTTCGACCCGTATGCGTATGACTTCCACGAGGATCCGTACCCGACGTATCTGAGGTTGCGTCGCGAGGCTCCCGTGTACCACAACTCGGCGATGGACTTCTGGGCGTTGGCCCGGCACGAGGATGTCCGAGCGGGATTCCGGGACAGTGTGAAACTGTCCAACAGCTGGGGCGTGTCGATGGACCCGTCGTCGTACGGGCCGGATGCGCACAAGTCGATGTCCTTCCTGGCCATGGACGACCCCAAGCACATGCGGATCCGCAAGCTCGTGTCGAAGGGTTTCACCCCGCGGCGCGTCGGCGACCTCTCCGGTCGGATCACCGCACTGACGCATCAGCATTGGAGTCGATGCCTGGATATGGGCGAGTTCGACTACATCGCCGACTTCGCCGGCCTGCTGCCGATGGATGTGGTGTCCGAACTGCTGGGGGTGCCCGAGGCGGATCGCGCGCACCTGCGTCATCAGTCGGATCTGCTGCTACACCGCGAGGAGGGCGTGCTCGACATCCCCGAGGCGGCGATCTACGCGTATATCGAACTGCACAAGTACTATTCGGCGCTCATCGCCGACCGTCGCAAGAACCTGGGCGAGGATCTGGTGTCGGCGCTCATCGAGGCGGAGGTCGACGACGACACGACCGGGGAGAAGATGCGGCTCACCGAGGACGAGATCGTCGGCTTCATGGTGCTGATGGTCGTCGCCGGCAACGAGACCACCACCAAATTGCTTGCCAATGCCCTCTATTGGGGCTGGCGGAACCCGGACGAATTGGCCAAGCCGCTGGCCGACCCGGACTGTGTCGCCGACTGGACCGAGGAGACGCTGCGATACGACAACTCGACGCAGATGGTGTTGCGCCGCGTGCTGTCCGACGTCGAATACGGCGGAGTCACCATCCCCGAGGGCGAAAGGGTGCTGCTGCTGGTCGGTTCGGCCAACCGTGACGAGGACGTGTTCGGCGCCGATGCCGATCGGTATCAGATCGGGCGGGACTGCAGTCAGACGATGATGAGCTTCGGATTGGGAACGCATTTCTGCCTCGGCGCGCATCTGGCGCGATTGGAGTCCAACATCGGGCTGGGCGAGGTGGCCCGATCGATCCGCAGTCTCGACATCGACATCGACAACGCCGTTCGGGTGCACTCGGTGAACGTGCGCGGTTTCGCCGAGCTCCCGGTGAAAGTGCAGGTGCGCTGA
- a CDS encoding SDR family oxidoreductase, protein MAFIPHPQRRPVLVAGASSGIGAATAEILSAAGYPVALAARRVDKLQELTDRITAAGGEAVAVPLDITDESSVLECVAKAQAALGDLEIVVSGAGDLAVGLSYEVSPADFAAQIDIHLVGAHRLYRAVVPGMIERGRGDYVFIGSDVVLHPRPWSSAYVAAKAGIDGLVATAQLELEGTGVRASVIRPGQVLTGMGMYLDQKTTELMLNDWIKHGLARHGNFLEPGHIAQAVTAIVTMPRGAHMRVVEVEAEGAIQRTERPEGEH, encoded by the coding sequence ATGGCCTTCATCCCACATCCGCAGCGCCGGCCGGTGCTGGTCGCCGGTGCGTCGTCGGGAATCGGTGCGGCGACGGCCGAGATCCTCTCCGCCGCAGGGTATCCGGTCGCGCTTGCGGCACGCCGGGTCGACAAGCTGCAGGAACTCACCGACCGGATCACGGCTGCAGGCGGCGAGGCGGTCGCCGTGCCGCTGGACATCACCGACGAGTCGTCGGTGCTCGAATGTGTCGCCAAGGCCCAGGCGGCACTGGGCGATCTGGAGATCGTGGTCAGCGGGGCCGGCGATCTGGCCGTGGGGCTGTCCTACGAGGTCAGTCCCGCCGACTTCGCCGCGCAGATCGACATCCATCTGGTGGGTGCGCACCGTCTGTATCGCGCGGTGGTGCCGGGGATGATCGAGCGCGGCCGGGGCGACTATGTCTTCATCGGCTCCGACGTGGTCCTGCATCCGCGGCCGTGGTCGTCGGCCTACGTCGCCGCGAAGGCCGGGATCGACGGACTGGTCGCCACCGCCCAACTCGAGTTGGAGGGAACGGGTGTGCGCGCCAGCGTGATCCGGCCCGGCCAGGTCTTGACCGGGATGGGAATGTACCTCGATCAGAAGACCACCGAACTGATGCTCAACGACTGGATCAAGCACGGCTTGGCCCGGCACGGCAACTTCCTCGAGCCCGGGCACATCGCCCAGGCGGTCACCGCGATCGTCACCATGCCGCGCGGTGCGCACATGCGGGTCGTCGAGGTGGAGGCCGAGGGCGCCATCCAACGCACCGAACGCCCCGAAGGAGAACACTGA
- a CDS encoding cytochrome P450, with product MTALTKPKRVSGGKGEHGHLDELATDPISLFWRVREECGDVGQFQLADREVVLVSGAAANEEFFRAPEEDLDQAAAYPFMTPVFGEGVVFDASPEERSKAIHNSALKGAHMKQHAITIPNEAERIIANWGDEGEIDLLEFFAELTLYTSSACLIGRKFRERLTGHVAHLFHDLEKGTDPIAYVDYNADIESFRKRDEARAELVEFIQGVMDERIANPTEDKEDRDLMDVLVQVGFDANTITGMFISMMFAGHHTTSGTAAWTLIELLRNPEYMARVYGELDEIYGDTPPGERPEYTFAHTRQMPQLENALKEALRLHPPLIILMRVVQKDFHVEDFEVKAGQSIAVSPAISNRLPEDYPNPDAFDPDRYEKPRQEDLANRWTWIPFGAGRHRCVGAQFAIMQLKAIFSVLFQNYEFEMLQPSETYRNDHSKMVVQLQQPCRVKYRKR from the coding sequence ATGACCGCATTGACCAAGCCCAAGCGTGTATCCGGTGGAAAGGGCGAACACGGCCACCTCGATGAACTGGCCACCGATCCGATCTCCCTGTTCTGGCGGGTGCGGGAGGAGTGCGGCGACGTCGGCCAGTTCCAGCTCGCCGACCGCGAGGTGGTGCTGGTGTCCGGTGCCGCCGCCAACGAGGAGTTCTTCCGCGCACCCGAGGAAGACCTGGATCAGGCGGCCGCGTACCCCTTCATGACGCCGGTGTTCGGCGAGGGTGTCGTGTTCGACGCCAGTCCGGAGGAACGCTCGAAGGCGATCCACAACTCGGCGCTCAAGGGCGCGCACATGAAGCAGCACGCGATCACCATCCCCAACGAGGCCGAACGCATCATCGCGAACTGGGGTGACGAGGGCGAGATCGATCTGCTCGAGTTCTTCGCCGAGCTGACGCTCTACACCTCGTCGGCGTGCTTGATCGGTCGCAAGTTCCGGGAACGGCTCACCGGCCACGTCGCGCACCTCTTCCACGACCTGGAGAAGGGCACCGACCCGATCGCCTACGTCGACTACAACGCCGACATCGAGAGCTTCCGCAAGCGTGACGAGGCGCGTGCGGAGCTGGTCGAGTTCATCCAGGGCGTGATGGACGAGCGCATCGCGAATCCGACCGAGGACAAAGAAGACCGCGACCTGATGGACGTCCTGGTCCAGGTGGGGTTCGACGCGAACACCATCACCGGCATGTTCATCTCGATGATGTTCGCGGGGCATCACACCACGTCCGGAACGGCCGCGTGGACGCTCATCGAGTTGTTGCGCAACCCGGAGTACATGGCGCGGGTGTACGGCGAACTCGATGAGATCTACGGCGACACGCCGCCGGGAGAACGCCCGGAGTACACGTTCGCGCACACCCGGCAGATGCCTCAGCTGGAGAATGCATTGAAGGAAGCGCTACGTCTGCATCCTCCGCTGATCATCCTGATGCGGGTGGTGCAGAAGGACTTCCATGTGGAGGATTTCGAGGTGAAGGCCGGTCAGTCGATCGCGGTGTCGCCGGCGATCTCCAATCGTCTACCGGAGGACTACCCGAATCCGGACGCATTCGACCCCGATCGCTACGAGAAGCCGCGTCAGGAGGATCTCGCGAATCGGTGGACGTGGATCCCGTTCGGCGCCGGGCGGCACCGATGCGTCGGCGCGCAGTTCGCCATCATGCAGCTGAAGGCGATCTTCTCGGTGCTGTTCCAGAACTACGAGTTCGAGATGCTGCAGCCCTCGGAGACCTATCGCAACGACCACTCGAAGATGGTCGTGCAGCTGCAGCAGCCGTGCCGGGTGAAGTACCGGAAGCGGTGA
- a CDS encoding ferredoxin, with protein sequence MRVEVDLDLCQGHGMCEMEAPDVFRAHVDHVEILDKEPDESRRAEVEAAVMYCPTQALRIIEDDE encoded by the coding sequence ATGCGTGTCGAAGTGGATCTGGATCTGTGCCAGGGGCACGGGATGTGCGAGATGGAGGCGCCCGACGTCTTCCGCGCGCACGTTGATCACGTGGAGATCCTCGACAAGGAACCCGACGAGTCCCGCCGCGCCGAGGTCGAGGCCGCGGTGATGTATTGCCCGACACAGGCTCTGAGAATCATCGAAGACGACGAGTGA
- a CDS encoding Cif family virulence factor: MSFDRAELEEMKQRWLDANVEAEKAGDWKPLAEFYTEDATYGWNYGPEKDFMAVGRDEIRDLALGQEMEGLEGWVYPYQAWVIDDQTGDMIGLWKQIYERTREDGTNYALEGIQGSWFKYGGNFQFSWQRDFFDFGNVSALFIEMLKNNAMSDGMLKRIEKSAPGDLPGWYPFGKAPVEFW, translated from the coding sequence ATGTCTTTTGATCGTGCCGAACTGGAAGAGATGAAGCAGCGGTGGCTCGATGCGAACGTCGAGGCAGAGAAGGCCGGTGACTGGAAGCCGTTGGCCGAGTTCTACACCGAGGACGCCACCTATGGCTGGAACTACGGACCGGAGAAGGACTTCATGGCCGTTGGTCGTGACGAGATCCGTGACCTCGCTCTCGGCCAGGAGATGGAAGGCCTCGAAGGCTGGGTGTACCCCTACCAGGCGTGGGTCATCGACGATCAGACCGGCGACATGATCGGCCTGTGGAAGCAGATCTACGAGCGGACCCGCGAGGACGGCACGAACTATGCGCTGGAAGGCATTCAGGGCAGCTGGTTCAAGTACGGCGGGAACTTCCAGTTCTCCTGGCAGCGTGACTTCTTCGACTTCGGCAACGTGTCGGCGTTGTTCATCGAGATGCTGAAGAACAATGCGATGAGCGACGGCATGCTCAAGCGGATCGAGAAGTCGGCGCCGGGTGACCTGCCCGGGTGGTATCCGTTCGGCAAAGCCCCCGTCGAGTTCTGGTGA
- a CDS encoding SDR family NAD(P)-dependent oxidoreductase, with protein MDDEPGTAPAAPPDLSLSGRVAVVAGATRGIGLAVSYALSGRGVSIVVNGRDPVAVDETVTEIRGGGGYAVGVVGSAGDDGVAQKMVDTALEEFGALDIAVNCAGIAEPPGSTVLSITADEFRSQVDAHLMSAFHLMQAAGRVFVEQATGSIVLTGSAASLGMFGGSGYPAAKGGVNALALAGGADLADHGVRVNVVMPGAKSRLSTGDDYVAHIENLHRRGILDDFTRDAALDPAPPEYVAALYVFLASDAAKSITGQIYTAAGGFIGRYEPQQASFIAYREHQSTAPYTMMELADLLT; from the coding sequence ATGGATGACGAGCCGGGCACGGCGCCCGCGGCCCCGCCCGACCTGAGCCTGTCCGGCCGGGTCGCCGTGGTCGCGGGCGCCACACGCGGCATCGGCCTGGCGGTGTCGTACGCGTTGTCAGGGCGCGGCGTGTCGATCGTGGTGAATGGTCGGGATCCTGTGGCCGTCGACGAGACCGTCACCGAGATCCGCGGCGGCGGGGGATATGCGGTGGGTGTCGTCGGTTCGGCGGGCGATGACGGCGTCGCGCAGAAGATGGTCGACACCGCGCTTGAGGAGTTCGGCGCGCTGGACATCGCGGTCAACTGTGCGGGCATCGCCGAGCCCCCGGGGTCGACGGTCCTCTCCATCACTGCCGATGAGTTCCGTTCGCAGGTGGACGCGCATCTGATGAGCGCGTTCCACCTGATGCAGGCCGCCGGACGGGTCTTCGTGGAGCAGGCGACCGGGTCGATCGTGCTGACCGGATCGGCCGCCTCGCTCGGTATGTTCGGGGGCAGTGGCTATCCCGCGGCGAAGGGCGGCGTCAACGCGTTGGCCCTTGCCGGCGGTGCCGACCTCGCTGATCACGGTGTGCGGGTCAATGTGGTGATGCCGGGGGCGAAGTCGCGGTTGTCCACCGGTGATGACTACGTCGCCCATATCGAGAACCTGCACCGTCGAGGAATCCTCGACGACTTCACACGGGATGCGGCACTCGATCCGGCGCCGCCGGAGTATGTCGCCGCGCTCTACGTGTTCCTGGCCAGTGATGCGGCCAAGTCGATCACCGGCCAGATCTACACCGCGGCTGGTGGGTTCATCGGGCGGTACGAGCCACAGCAGGCATCATTCATCGCGTATCGCGAACATCAATCGACCGCTCCCTACACGATGATGGAGCTGGCCGACCTCCTGACCTAA